The Balneola sp. genomic sequence AAAGAAGTTTCTATAGACGGAGAAAACTGGTTTTTAATGTCCTCCCGGTTCGAGACTATTCCGTTTTGGCACCTTATTGCAGTAGAGGATGATTTTATTTTAAAACCGGTAAGAGACTTACTACTCTTTTCCTTGTTTACAGGACTTGGAATCCTGGGCATCATGGTATTTTTTAGCTGGTACATCAGTAACCGGATGAATAAACCCATCAACCAAATCTTGTTGGATGTTGAGCACATAAGTAATCTCGAGTTTGATAAATCCATTCGCGAAGTAGATCTGCCGGAGTTTGGAATTATGAGAGAAACGCTCGAGAATATTAGGATTACCCTCCTCCGCTATCAAAAGATTAATGTTGAGAAGATTATTTTAGAAGAATGGAAGAACCGATATATGATGACGTATTCAGAAGATTTAATTGGGATTCTGGATAACGATGGTGGCTTCAGATTCGCGAATAATCACTTTGTTCAATTTATAGAGTCATTTGGATACAACCCTAAAGAAGTAAAATTTGATCAGCTACTTGATACCCAAAAACTTGAGCTCAGTAAGAATAGTCAAACTGTACATTATCCGAATCCTTATACAATTAAGATCAATCAGGCTGAACTGGCACATTTTAAAGATGAAAATCTCACCTACTTTTATGACTACCAGTACGTAGCCTTTATTGATGAGCAAGGCAATTCGCAAGGAGCTCTTATAGTTCTTCACGACAAAACCAATGACAGGCTTATAGATCTCAAGCGTACTGATATGATCAATATCATTGTTCACGAGCTTAAAAATCCAATAAGTGGCGTAGTTGGCCTTTCAAAGCTTATGCTCGATAACCCCTCAATGGATGAGGAAGAGTACAAAGAATTAGTCAAGGAAATCTATTTGTCAGGAGAACGGATGAATGATCTGGTAAACAGGTTCCTGGATGTACAAAGACTGGAACATGGCCGTATACCTGTAGAATTCAACCAGGTGGATTTATTCCAATTAGTGAATGATGTGAAAACGATTACTAACCCTCTGTTGTCACAGAAAAATCTGAAAATGAATATTTCCGCAAAAGGAACGAGTTTCATAGTTTCAGGTAGTAAAGACCTTTTGTTTGATGCGGTTCAAAATCTGGTAAGTAATGCCATTAAATATGGTGATCCAGATAGGGTTATTGAAGTTGAACTGATGGACAAAGACGGTCAAACTGAGCTTAGTGTAATTGATTATGGTTTTGGTATTAGTATCGAAGATCAGCAGAAAGTATTTGAGAAATTCTTCCGCGTCCGGTCGAATCTCAAATCTGCAAAAGAAAAAGGTACTGGTCTTGGCCTGGCTTATGTGAAAGAGATCATGCACAAGCACAATGGAGATATACAATTAGAATCGAACGAAGAAATTGGCAGTAAATTCACCCTCATTTTCCCTCCTTATGAGAAAAAGGACTAATTCTATTGTTCTTTCTTTGGTTTTTGTGAGTCTATTTTTTGTCGAAGCTTCTTTCGCACAAAACGGATCTGTAACCTTCCCTTCTTCCGAGTTACAACAAATGGCATTGCGCTACTCCGGAAATAGCCTGAATTGGCCGGTTTTAGTGAACCTTGCCGACCATGAT encodes the following:
- a CDS encoding sensor histidine kinase, with the translated sequence MYRKLTLRYRIFLITSCLILVAYALVLIFVRPKYREAIINERTTIVSQLQEYSLRRTDETIRNWLNATTILAEDIRSAPGQTEEIVRRAINYTPGLVRITLSESGSTDMLDFTRTIYQNIDFPTAVDEWYPSRLDQRLNMAWLPDTLEAVDIFIAQRTIQIDSFDGSGSPIELIFTLDMFFDAKRLTFELTDIPLGTGNYEANIVSDLGDHIANSEFIFPSELIGDASFSEEKEVSIDGENWFLMSSRFETIPFWHLIAVEDDFILKPVRDLLLFSLFTGLGILGIMVFFSWYISNRMNKPINQILLDVEHISNLEFDKSIREVDLPEFGIMRETLENIRITLLRYQKINVEKIILEEWKNRYMMTYSEDLIGILDNDGGFRFANNHFVQFIESFGYNPKEVKFDQLLDTQKLELSKNSQTVHYPNPYTIKINQAELAHFKDENLTYFYDYQYVAFIDEQGNSQGALIVLHDKTNDRLIDLKRTDMINIIVHELKNPISGVVGLSKLMLDNPSMDEEEYKELVKEIYLSGERMNDLVNRFLDVQRLEHGRIPVEFNQVDLFQLVNDVKTITNPLLSQKNLKMNISAKGTSFIVSGSKDLLFDAVQNLVSNAIKYGDPDRVIEVELMDKDGQTELSVIDYGFGISIEDQQKVFEKFFRVRSNLKSAKEKGTGLGLAYVKEIMHKHNGDIQLESNEEIGSKFTLIFPPYEKKD